A genomic segment from Nicotiana sylvestris chromosome 1, ASM39365v2, whole genome shotgun sequence encodes:
- the LOC104226083 gene encoding uncharacterized protein: MATFTSFAIRIPNLQSSDRRSIFHPNGSQKIHKLLRCNAENSTGNSSTSTSTSSQGSESENVLLKMAWYGSEVLGIAASFFRSPTGTEASSGGNLELEIDGSGVVDRALVADTIKDDFQRSYFVTGNLTLNAYEENCEFADPAGSFKGLSRFKRNCTNFGYLVERSNMKLVKWEDFEEKAIGHWRFSCILSFPWKPILSATGYTEYYFSEKSGKVCRHIEHWNVPKMALLKQIIRPSRGIWQKKASG; this comes from the exons ATGGCAACTTTTACTTCTTTTGCTATCAGAATTCCCAATCTTCAGTCCAGCGACCGACGTTCTATTTTCCATCCAAATGGTAGTCAGAAAATACACAAGTTATTGCGATGCAATGCTGAAAACTCAACAGGCAATTCATCCACCAGTACTAGTACTAGCAGCCAAGGTTCTGAGTCTGAAAATGTGCTGCTGAAGATGGCTTGGTATGGTTCTGAGGTTCTTGGCATTGCTGCTTCCTTTTTTCGTTCTCCCACGGGTACTGAAGCTTCTTCTGGGGGGAATTTGGAACTTGAAATTGATGGGTCTGGAGTTGTTGATCGTGCCCTTGTGGCTGATACTATTAAAGATGACTTCCAAAGATCCTACTTTGTTACAG GAAACCTGACCCTTAATGCATATGAAGAGAATTGTGAATTTGCGGATCCAGCAGGTTCCTTCAAAGGGCTTAGTCGGTTTAAAAGGAATTgcactaattttggttaccttGTTGAGAGATCAAATATGAAGCTCGTGAAGTGGGAGGACTTTGAG GAGAAGGCGATTGGTCACTGGCGTTTCAGTTGCATACTGTCATTTCCATGGAAGCCCATTCTTTCAG CAACTGGTTATACAGAATACTATTTCAGTGAGAAATCTGGAAAAGTATGCAGGCATATAGAGCATTGGAATGTCCCAAAGATGGCTCTTCTGAAGCAAATCATACGGCCTAGTAGGGGAATATGGCAGAAAAAAGCCAGTGGTTGA
- the LOC104226085 gene encoding uncharacterized protein, whose translation MSSQSTYRPHYRQGNRGPSSSGHRNSGQIYATTPVCQTCGRSHLGQCRVLTGECFRCGQLGHHLRDCPQPPRNFNQASIQSAAPTQTTRNTSGATGCTHSFVSSYFALRFSRQPELLNDPFLVATHVGESLLVECVYRACQIRVEGRDTLADLIVLDMIEFDVLMGMDWLSSCYAIVDCHAKIVKFDIPNKPSFILRGSQVLETYKIISFMKAQRLLKKGCLGLLAIVNDTRKEIVSIENVPVMREFSDVFPEDLPGLPPIREIDFGIDLLPNTQPISIPPYRMAPAELRELKQQLQDLLDKGFIRPSASPWGAPVLFIKKIDGSLGLCIDYRQLNKITIRNKYPLPRIDDIIKDEDISKTAFITRYGHYEFLVMPLGLTNAPAAFMDLMNRVFKPFLDRFVIVFIDDILIYSHSQEEHENHLRAVLQTLQEHRL comes from the exons ATGTCTTCACAATCCACATACAGACCACATTACAGACAAGGTAATAGAGGACCATCATCTTCTGGACATCGTAATTCTGGGCAGATATATGCCACTACTCCAGTCTGCCAGACTTGTGGTAGATCACATTTGGGCCAATGTCGTGTTCTAACTGGAGAGTGCTTTCGGTGTGGCCAGTTGGGACATCACTTGAGGGATTGCCCTCAGCCTCCGAGAAATTTCAACCAGGCTTCTATTCAGTCAGCTGCACCGACTCAGACTACTCGTAATACTTCAGGTGCTACAG GCTGTACTCACTCCTTTGTGTCCTCATACTTTGCTTTGAGATTTAGTAGACAACCCGAGCTATTGAATGATCCTTTTCTAGTTGCTACTCATGTTGGAGAGTCTTTGTTAGTTGAATGCGTGTATCGTGCTTGTCAAATTCGGGTTGAGGGTAGAGATACTCTAGCTGACCTTATTGTACTTGATATGATTGAATTTGATGTActgatgggaatggattggttatcttcttgCTATGCTATAGTCGATTGTCATGCAAAGATAGTTAAGTTTGATATACCAAATAAACCCAGTTTTATTCTAAGAGGGAGTCAGGTTCTAGAGACTTACAAAATTATATCTTTTATGAAGGCTCAACGGCTTCTGAAGAAAGGTTGCTTAGGTCTCTTAGCTATTGTAAATGATACAAGAAAGGAAATAGTTAGTATAGAGAATGTACCAGTAATGAGagaattttctgatgtatttcctgaggaTTTACCAGGATTGCCTCCAATACGAGAAatagactttggtattgatttgctaCCTAACACACAACCCATATCGATACCCCCATATcgaatggcaccagcagagttgagggagctaaagcaacagttacaagatttgttagataagggttttattagacctagtgcaTCACCATGGGGTGCACCAGTACTATTCATAAAGAAGATAGACGGATCCTTGGGactgtgcattgactacaggcagttgaacaagataacaatacgcaataaatatcctttgcctcgtatagatgacat aatcaaagatgaagatatttCTAAGACTGCTTTCATAACTCGATACGGacactatgagttccttgtgatgcctTTAGGACtgacaaatgctccagctgcattcatggatttaatgaataggGTGTTCAAGCCGTTTCTAGATAGATTtgtaatagtatttattgatgatatcctaatATATTCTCATAGCCAAGAAGAACACGAGAATCATCTCAGGGCTGTGTTGCAGACATTGCAAGAACATCGGCTTTAG
- the LOC104226084 gene encoding uncharacterized protein produces the protein MKNRPQYVVSFIIAETNNVLNTFRRILPRIMITFIFFFCLLCVFYSLIFLNPSFKSTQKPLGIFIRFNEENQSNTIQTTPEKTQLHHIVFGIGSSRTTWNYRKEYVKLWWKPNKMRGFVWLDKPAMSKNNQSTSIYNVTSLPEIKISSNTSRFKYTNQKGDRSGIRISRIISETVRMDLKNVRWFVMGDDDTFFVPENLVRVLRKYDHNQYYYIGSVSETHWQNHEFSYNMAYGGGGFAISYPLAKALEKIQDKCIEKYPHLYGSDDRIQACLAELGVPLTKEVGFHQFDLHGSVMGFLSAHPVAPLVSLHHLDKVQPIFPKLSRVEALRRLNKPIKLDSAGLMQQSICYDRSRGWTVSVSWGYSVQINRGILPAREMEKPITTFNDWYATGDENSFTFNTRPYHKNACQRPFFYLLSNAYVTTNRTTSDYVYDGARGSKCKWRMADPSNVRHVEVYKKPDPNLWDKSPRRNCCRVLPTSKNDTLLVDVGECREGETI, from the exons ATGAAAAACAGACCACAATATGTGGTCTCCTTTATTATTGCTGAAACAAATAATGTGTTAAACACTTTTAGAAGAATACTTCCCAGAATCATGATCACCTTCatctttttcttttgtcttttatgcgttttttactctttaattttcttaaaccCTTCATTCAAGTCCACCCAAAAACCTCTAGGTATTTTTATTAGATTTAACGAAGAAAACCAGTCAAACACTATCCAAACTACCCCAGAAAAAACTCAGCTCCACCATATTGTATTTGGCATTGGATCGTCACGTACTACATGGAATTATAGAAAAGAGTACGTAAAATTATGGTGGAAACCAAATAAAATGCGAGGATTTGTATGGTTAGACAAGCCAGCTATGTCAAAGAATAATCAAAGCACGAGTATTTACAACGTTACTTCTCTTCCAGAAATCAAGATTTCAAGCAACACATCAAGATTTAAGTACACTAACCAAAAGGGCGATAGATCAGGAATTCGTATATCGCGAATTATATCAGAAACAGTAAGGATGGATTTGAAAAATGTGAGATGGTTTGTGATGGGAGATGATGATACATTTTTTGTGCCTGAAAATTTGGTTAGGGTATTGAGGAAATATGATCATAATCAGTATTATTACATAGGGAGTGTATCGGAAACACATTGGCAGAATCATGAATTTTCATATAATATGGCATATGGGGGTGGAGGTTTTGCTATAAGTTATCCATTGGCTAAGGCTCTTGAGAAAATACAAGATAAGTGTATTGAGAAATATCCTCATTTGTATGGATCGGATGACAGGATTCAAGCTTGTTTGGCTGAACTTGGAGTTCCTCTTACTAAAGAAGTTGGATTTCACCAG TTTGACCTACATGGCAGTGTGATGGGCTTCCTCTCAGCCCATCCAGTTGCACCACTAGTTTCTCTTCATCATCTTGATAAAGTTCAGCCCATATTCCCAAAATTAAGCCGAGTTGAAGCGTTAAGACGGCTCAACAAGCCCATAAAACTGGACTCAGCTGGGCTCATGCAACAGTCCATATGTTATGATAGGTCCAGGGGATGGACCGTTTCTGTCTCGTGGGGCTATTCGGTCCAGATCAATAGGGGCATCTTACCGGCCCGTGAAATGGAAAAGCCCATTACAACTTTCAATGATTGGTATGCAACTGGGGATGAGAATTCCTTTACATTCAACACAAGACCATATCATAAAAATGCTTGCCAAAGACCATTTTTCTACTTGTTGTCTAATGCATACGTGACAACCAATCGCACAACAAGCGACTACGTGTACGATGGGGCCCGTGGATCGAAGTGCAAGTGGCGTATGGCTGATCCATCGAACGTGCGCCACGTGGAAGTGTACAAGAAGCCTGATCCAAATTTATGGGACAAG TCTCCTAGAAGAAATTGTTGCAGAGTTTTGCCAACAAGCAAGAATGACACTCTTTTAGTAGATGTGGGTGAATGCAGAGAAGGTGAAACCATCTAA